The Gracilibacillus caseinilyticus genome segment GACGCGAAGTGGTTGGCCGGAGCAGTATACTAGTACATACTCCATTTCAAAATAGCCCCACAGCTAGTTAAGATAATCCGTATTATAAGAACCAAATCTTTTAGTTCAGCAATTACACATTTTAAAAGAGACTCTATGGACATTAAATTAAAAGTTATACATAATACGACGCCGAGTTATCACATAACTATGTTATCCTTTAAATAACCAGGAAAGGATGATGAAACAGATGTCGACATGTCTATGGCCAGGTAGTAAGCAACTTATGCAGACCTATCACGATAAAGAATGGTGTGTTCCAAGCTATGATGATCAATATATATTTGAGATGCTCACATTAGAAGGGGCGCAATCAGGATTATCGTGGAGTATCGTGCTGAGGAAACGAGACAGCTATCAAGAAGCTTTTCGTAACTTTGATATAAAGTATTGTTCGCAGCTGAACGATAAAGATCTAACAGCTATTAAAGAACAATTCAATGTCATCAAGCATTTGGCAAAATTACAATCGGTAAGGGCCAATGCTTTAGCTATTTTAGATATACAGAAGGAATTTGGCAGTTTTTCGAATTTTTTATGGGAGTATATCAACTTTGAACCGATCGTGAACAATTGGGAAAAAGAAGAAAGTATACCTTCTCACACAGATTTATCAACACGGATTAGTAAGGATCTAAAAAAACGAAACTTTAAATTCGTTGGTCCTGTTACCATCTATTCATTCATGCAAGCAATCGGCATGGTGAATGACCATATCACAACATGTAGGTACCGTTAACAAATAATGAACGTAATGGATGGAATTCTAGGAGATATACTGAACACTAAAAAGCTAGCTCCATTAACAATGCGGAGTGCCATATAGCTAATTCTTCCGTTAATATAACGCTTATAATATCATCTGAGGGTGTGTACAGTTTTTTTACGAGCTTGAATTACAAAAAATCAAGATGCTTCATATACCTTCACTCCGATTGCCGATTCGGTCCTGCGGGTACGGCTTCAGCTAGGCTACTGCTTAAAATACTTCTTTAAATACTTCTTTGCCGCCCAGCTGAGACCGACCTCAAAGGATGCGGAGCTTCTCTCAGGAGCTTTTCTTAGGCAAATAAAAGATAGCAAATTTACCAGATTGTAATACCACTCACTTTTCATAATCCGCATTGTAAGAACTTATACTTTCACCTTTATAAATATACGTTACTCAGCCCGTTATGATATTTTCGTACCATTCTCCACTTCCTGATCCGGACCTAACAGGACGACATCTCCTGCACCCGGCACACCTCCTAAGATAAGCACTTCTGATTTAAATCCTGCGATTCGTAATGGAGGAAAGTTCACCACCGCAGCGATTTGTCTCCCTATTAATTGTTCAGGCTCATATCGTTTCGTAATCTGAGCAGTAGATTGTTTGATACCTAATTCTCCAAAATCAATTTTCAGTTTTATCGCAGGTTTTCTTGCTTCTGGGAATGCTTCTGCTTCCAATACAGTTCCAACACGCAAATCCAATTGGTTAAAATCATCAAACGTAGCCATTTTTCACACCTCTATTATTGTATTTTGTATCCATTGACCGATTATGGACAATGCATGCCTATCACTTAATATTCCATCATGGTCAATGTCTTCTAAGATCATAACATCGACATGAGGGTTATCCTGAAATAATGGTTCATATGCAGATGCCACAAACTGCTCATCCTCTTTCCCCGCGATTAGCAAAGTAGGCTTGGTCAGATTTTCGATGGCATTCAGATAATGAACCGGATACCTTGATGCAAAAAGACGAAAGCTTAAGGAAATTGTTTCTGAACCATGTCTCAAATTTTCAGGCTTCTGATTCTCAAAGACAATTCTATCGTTCAGCTTCGTAATATTTTGATCATTCAAAGCAAGTATGGAGCTTAGATTATTTCTGATTGCCCTGCGAAAACCCGTGTTCTCCTTTGGAATAGTTGGTGCTCCATAATGAATTAAGGGTGCCAGCAAGATAAATAGATCAAAGGTTTCCGCTAGATCTGTTTCTGACAACCGAAGGAGACTGCCTCCTCCTGCAGAATGGCCAGCCAGGATAAATCGAGATTCTTGATAATCTTTTTTTAATTGTGTTATAAATTGTTTTAAATCATCTTCATGCTGACCGATATAGTCAACATCACCTTTTTTTGGACAAAATTCACCATATCCACGCAAATCAGGTGTCAAGACGGTTGCAATATTTCGCTTAGCAATGTATGATGCTAGAGGAGCTAAATAACGATGGTTCTCAGAAATTCCATGTAACAAAATCATAATATTGTTACTAGATTTGGCAGGGTACTTTTGATAAAAATGCCGATAACCATCATTGGTAGTATAAAAATGCATGCTAGATTCTCCCTTTGTACTATCATTAAACCTATTATAACACTTTCCTTACATCATGTTTTACTAGATATTTGTGATCATATTCACCTGAACAAAAATAGCCGAAATTACCTATTCGAGATTGAAGTGCTTGCCACATCAACTTTCCTACCTCTTTTTCTACCAAAATAGAAAATATAACTGAGATTTTTTTATTGTCAAAAACGAGCTTATCATTTAAAATCTATATATAGTATCAAATGACAAAATTACTACAATATATTGTATTCATTATAACCATTCTGATTCATTAACTGTTCGGTGAATACATAAAACAATTTATTATTTCCGCTCCTTTTCGAGCGCTTTTATTATGTATATGGGGGTTTTTATCATGGCAACAGAAGTAAAATCTATTAAACAATCTGTCATTCAAGCTTTGCAAGCAGCAGGAGAAAAGTATGGATTAAATACGGCAGAAATTCAAAAACGAATCGAAGAAACTACAAAATCCGACAAAGACACAACACAAGAAGCCCTTTTTTATTCGTTAAACCGTATCGCGATGGATGAACCAAATTGGACATTTGTGGCTGCACATTTTCATTTAAAACAGCTTTATGAAGAAGCAGCAGCAAATCGCGGATATGATGCTGAGCAACAGTATGGAGATTTCTATTCACTGATTCAAACTCTTACAGATAAAGGGATTTACAGCACAGACTTACTCCAATCATATAATAAAGAAGAAATTCAGGCTTTACAATCGGTTATTGATCCAACACAGGATACTCGCTTTAACTACATCGGTCTTTTCCTGCTTGCTGACCGTTATATAGCAAGAGATCACGACCGTAATCTGTTTGAACTGCCACAGGAACGCTTTATGATTATTGCCATGACATTAATGCAAAACGAAGCTTCTGAGCAACGATTGGAATTGATTAAAGAAGCTTATTGGGCTTTAAGTAATTTATATATGACAGTTGCTACACCAACTTTATCAAATGCTGGTAAGAGCTATGGACAATTATCATCCTGCTTCATTGACACTGTCGATGATTCATTAGACGGTATTTATTTAAACAACTGGGATATTGCGAGACTTAGTAAAGATGGTGGCGGAATCGGCATCTATTACGGAAAAGTCCGTGCCTTAGGCTCTGATATTAAGAAATTCAAAGGTAATTCATCAGGTGTTGTTCCATGGATTAGACTAATTAACGATACTGCTGTCAGTGTCGATCAGTTAGGTCAGCGCC includes the following:
- a CDS encoding DNA-3-methyladenine glycosylase I, whose protein sequence is MSTCLWPGSKQLMQTYHDKEWCVPSYDDQYIFEMLTLEGAQSGLSWSIVLRKRDSYQEAFRNFDIKYCSQLNDKDLTAIKEQFNVIKHLAKLQSVRANALAILDIQKEFGSFSNFLWEYINFEPIVNNWEKEESIPSHTDLSTRISKDLKKRNFKFVGPVTIYSFMQAIGMVNDHITTCRYR
- the csaA gene encoding chaperone CsaA — protein: MATFDDFNQLDLRVGTVLEAEAFPEARKPAIKLKIDFGELGIKQSTAQITKRYEPEQLIGRQIAAVVNFPPLRIAGFKSEVLILGGVPGAGDVVLLGPDQEVENGTKIS
- a CDS encoding alpha/beta hydrolase, with amino-acid sequence MHFYTTNDGYRHFYQKYPAKSSNNIMILLHGISENHRYLAPLASYIAKRNIATVLTPDLRGYGEFCPKKGDVDYIGQHEDDLKQFITQLKKDYQESRFILAGHSAGGGSLLRLSETDLAETFDLFILLAPLIHYGAPTIPKENTGFRRAIRNNLSSILALNDQNITKLNDRIVFENQKPENLRHGSETISLSFRLFASRYPVHYLNAIENLTKPTLLIAGKEDEQFVASAYEPLFQDNPHVDVMILEDIDHDGILSDRHALSIIGQWIQNTIIEV